DNA from bacterium:
TTCCCCGATCATGATATAAGTACCGTACAGCTTGTTGAGTGATTCGAGACGTGATGCAAGATTTACGGGATCGCCGATAATGGAGTACTGTTTTCTTGAATATGATCCCATATTTCCGACCATGACCGGCCCGCTGTTGATACCCATTCTGGTGTACACATCGGGAATGGTGCTGTTATGCCATTTTGCGCGCAGTTCCCGGAGTTTTTTCTGCATTTCGATACAGGCGATACAGGCCAGTTCGGCATGATTATCAAAACGAATGGGAGCGCCGTAAAAAGCCATGATTGCATCACCCTCGAATCTGTCTACCGTTCCACGGTGATTCTGAATAATATCGGTCATATCTTCAAAGTATTCATTGACCAGCCTGACCAGTCTCTCGGGACCCAATGCCTCGGAGATAGTCGTAAACTTCTCAATATCTGAAAAATAAATGGTTATTTCCCGTCGTTCGCCATCTATCTGGTTGAGCATTTCGGGATTATCGATCAAATGGTCAACAACAGTGGGCGCAAGGTATTTGCCGAAGGCATCGTGTATGAATTTCTTTTCGTTCGATTCCATGATATACCCGGATACAATCAATCCGAAAAATACCGTTGATGCTGTCACGAGGAGTTTCGCCGGATATATCCATATATGTTTGGCAGACAACAGGAAAAATGATACAATCAGTTCTCCGGTTACGATGATGATGGTTGCGGCTATTATATACCGCAGCTGCCGTGACAGGCTGTTCACAAGAACAAGTATTATCGTGCTTACGATCATGAGTATGTAAAGCATCCAGTTCTGCATGCGGATGATATAGTTTCCCGAAAGCAGATTCTCAATCGCGGTGGCATGAATTTCAGTGCCGGGGTAGAGATTCATGTGGGTGAATGGAGTTGCTTTCAACTCGAATAATCCGGCGGCATTTGATCCGATCAGAACGATTTTATCGTCAAAAACGTCGGGAGATATAAGCGGTTTTTCGCCACGCTCCATCTGAATAGAGGAGGCAATGAGCGCATGGTATGAATAGTAGGTAAAAACTCCGTCTTCATTTTCTTTCCCTCGTCCTGTTCCGCCTTCTCCATACCAGTGAATCAGAAATTTTCCCTCCTCGTCGAACACTGTTGTTCTTCTGATGTTATTCCGGACATTCTTATTGAACATTTCTTTTGTCATGACACCTTTTGCAACCATATATGCAAGCGAATTGATATACCTGTCGTTGATTTTGTATACGAGAGGGTAGCTGCGGTGTATGCCATCGGAATCCGGTTCGATGTTGACAAGCCCGATGCTTTTCGCAGCGCCTGTTAGTTTTTCAATCGGGAATGAAACGGAATGGTAATTCTTCAGGTGAGAAAAACGGTTGAAAAGCCGGGGTTCATCCACAAAAAGATTGCTGTCGTATACGGTCTCGGTTTCCAGCATTCCCTGCGCCACTGCTGATAAATAAACCGATTTCGAGTTGTAGACTGAAACAGCAAATTCATCATCACATTCCTCGCCATATATATCCTGCTCGGAAAAAAGAACATCGAAAACGATAGCCCTCGGCTTTCCGTGGGACAGATAATTAACGAGCTGGCAGTGAAACGTTCTCGGCCATGGCCAGCCGACACCATTCTTTTCAAAAAAATCGATGCTTTGCTGATCGATACAGACAATTACGACATCATCGCAATGGTTTGTTTTCTGACGGTATATGTTGAAGAATAAATCGTATAATTTCCCATCCATGAAATTAAAAGAGCCTATACAGGTCAGCACAATAATCGAGCACAGAATACCTGTGCTGATCAGGATATACGTCAGATACTGCCGGTATTTACGGTTTTTCAATATCATGTCAATCAGATAGTGTTTTCTACTGTAAATAAAACCTTTAACGTATAAAAACATGTATGAGATACTTGATTATGATGACTGAAATCTGAAGTCCGATTCCTATGGTCAGTAATCTGAATCCCTTTCTTATCTTCTGATATCTGATCGCCTTCCAGTTTCTGAAGGATTCAGTTTCATTATATCCATTTTCATATTCTCTGCCTCGGAACTCCTGAAAAAACTGATGAATGATAATTAATGCGCCGGTCATCCATGCTATTATGAATAACAGATTGAATACCTGATAAACCATGGTTGTGAAATAGGTATACATCGTCGTTTATCCCGGCTTTATTGTAAATGTTCATAAAACTATTACCGCGGAAACACGGAGGACACGGAGAAAAACTCTTTCTATATTTTACGATTTATTTACATTCTTCGTTGTGCTTATCAATAGTCATGAGGATTATTCATTAAAATATTTTTACCACCAAGACACAAATAGACATAATAGATCATTTTACAATCTTTAGTAATCATTGATCGTTCACATCCCAGAAGATATAAAAAAACAAATCCGTCCAATCCGCGTAAATCCGTGTTCTATTATATTATTCGAATTCTTCCGGTTCTTTCTGTTCGACAGATACAGGAGAGTTCATTCCACCGTAAATATAGGTGATTGTTTACCAATAATGGTATAATAATA
Protein-coding regions in this window:
- a CDS encoding adenylate/guanylate cyclase domain-containing protein; this encodes MILKNRKYRQYLTYILISTGILCSIIVLTCIGSFNFMDGKLYDLFFNIYRQKTNHCDDVVIVCIDQQSIDFFEKNGVGWPWPRTFHCQLVNYLSHGKPRAIVFDVLFSEQDIYGEECDDEFAVSVYNSKSVYLSAVAQGMLETETVYDSNLFVDEPRLFNRFSHLKNYHSVSFPIEKLTGAAKSIGLVNIEPDSDGIHRSYPLVYKINDRYINSLAYMVAKGVMTKEMFNKNVRNNIRRTTVFDEEGKFLIHWYGEGGTGRGKENEDGVFTYYSYHALIASSIQMERGEKPLISPDVFDDKIVLIGSNAAGLFELKATPFTHMNLYPGTEIHATAIENLLSGNYIIRMQNWMLYILMIVSTIILVLVNSLSRQLRYIIAATIIIVTGELIVSFFLLSAKHIWIYPAKLLVTASTVFFGLIVSGYIMESNEKKFIHDAFGKYLAPTVVDHLIDNPEMLNQIDGERREITIYFSDIEKFTTISEALGPERLVRLVNEYFEDMTDIIQNHRGTVDRFEGDAIMAFYGAPIRFDNHAELACIACIEMQKKLRELRAKWHNSTIPDVYTRMGINSGPVMVGNMGSYSRKQYSIIGDPVNLASRLESLNKLYGTYIMIGENTYEQAKNAIEVRELDIVRVVGKKEPVRIYELLGEKGDLNEKSERIITLFANGISSYRNRNWDEAIAFFNEILSIVPDDGPSKVYHKRCSAYKLSPPAADWDTVIDITIK